Within the Methanococcus voltae PS genome, the region TATTATATCATATATATATTTGTATACTGGAGGTGCAATTATGGAAAACGAAAGAATATACACAATACCATTAAGAGATGTAACAAACAAAGTACCAACAACAAAAAGAGCTCCGAGAGCTATAAAGAAAATCAGAGAATACTTAAAAAAACACATGAAATCAGATAATGTGAAATTAGATAATTCAATTAATGAA harbors:
- a CDS encoding 50S ribosomal protein L31e, which encodes MENERIYTIPLRDVTNKVPTTKRAPRAIKKIREYLKKHMKSDNVKLDNSINEKVWERSLNKIPARVRVKVVKEDDVVIATLVE